A part of Eremothecium sinecaudum strain ATCC 58844 chromosome VII, complete sequence genomic DNA contains:
- the SPO71 gene encoding Spo71p (Syntenic homolog of Ashbya gossypii AGR105C; Syntenic homolog of Saccharomyces cerevisiae YDR104C (SPO71)), which yields MDPKWDQLKPVVLDESEFIKYYYDQIATLINVEKDINDPKFKEFVIPKHSFTAIQLATVPPSEISLSARCVLLGGIPELWYTQHANHIQKVMSKIVPRRNKGKIRYVYPAQQPRYNRNRHALRPKKGGVSPKSASYSPDQLSSLAVEMQESGLPSQLLTKKTDCTTGIVTGAVSTGQIVEVGSRLMSPDEKAPFEICTNNLQNLNLAYANSCQPNNILAIPPKANSVPTVKFDTANSPLQYTDDIMNLLLRLKYAGSGASTVNGDGTSVYCSAEDCLNPTPDDKDKSTSTEVLSHSSSVLTKETSHANEGEKSRRLKNDLMLDYIRDNEALTRHSSKTSVVKFDLVTGKQGEKATDRSPEVELKLLKPEPEKLPIPKAQEVLSSCLTWDEPLKGSCGISNRAKRLFSYEWNQVKSIESDFKNKYFSRYRRGQVVKMEKMLVLVKSAVSVTYPPTTFSDVEPIDTRVYGRWKEYIVAARATGNPEFPIYIQFFDKRNALKIEKCRNAAKSMDFTLTESCSVGFYNYLDRTIYILKPDDKLERDAKEGTLNEKGQAYKPLKIYILRCSTIKSSGKWFTFLKESVGVKIIPDAVDIRIPQMKLSLSISLPVHALQEMREKASQEEYELRILQLPNGYRVVPNPILRYMGLVIRDMLLDAGYKDVVKQWESENIPMGFGWKRYDMLEWILGDQIDALYGSLFLTSSHILEYRPMVGYPRKVTLGNGVEMKEPAPIEGFLAICLPRNQDRLKDPFTNRYIKLKYMFTCNGVLFYTRAMKGMPPLPTLNMSGMNGKTFRLNNLQEIVESISDIYEHNPYPLDSNNHISWLNSELQAEEFDELDDFALQSARRRLTQIIQSECAIDLTQVETISTLDVKEACGIAKSINLWNTSNNDFWNIEQSLDETVKSIIVINMKSGSSMKLLAPSVNAANEWIKRLNDLSLYWTYRLQKDQEVMWETKMVNLKMLRIQEQNEYNILGNTPKWVTERGVANDAIYNISSHAVLRPLILQGILCQKPRKHSVFKKCYVVLIHGYIILFECSKRSFTGSAYVKVGYSHHATVPIEDCYIYSGNITSHDLLGRDREFNSLNPGNKALPRVYLDGWKSLEDEPYRCFTLWFGTKNTHSKSCKLPKKPNPALGPDNSNQLLDDALDYQDQLSISEIAKIPAEHVQLINRVCLTGKSMVFMARSRQERDLWVYKIHCELERIKHGGEYNDYK from the coding sequence ATGGATCCTAAATGGGACCAGCTTAAGCCTGTGGTACTAGATGAATCCGAATTCATCAAGTATTATTATGACCAAATAGCTACTTTAATTAATGTCGAAAAGGACATAAATGACCCAAAATTTAAAGAATTTGTTATACCGAAACACTCATTTACTGCGATACAACTAGCGACTGTGCCGCCTAGTGAGATATCACTGAGCGCGAGATGTGTGTTACTTGGCGGTATTCCAGAGCTGTGGTATACGCAGCATGCCAACCATATTCAAAAGGTGATGTCGAAAATAGTTCCTCGAAGGAATAAGGGTAAGATCCGATATGTGTACCCAGCTCAACAGCCGCGGTATAACAGGAACAGGCATGCACTACGTCCCAAAAAGGGAGGGGTTTCTCCGAAGTCAGCTAGCTATTCACCAGATCAATTGAGCAGTTTAGCGGTAGAGATGCAGGAGAGCGGATTACCGTCCCAGTTGTTAACTAAGAAGACTGATTGCACTACTGGGATTGTGACAGGGGCAGTTAGTACAGGTCAGATAGTTGAAGTGGGAAGCAGGCTGATGTCGCCGGATGAAAAAGCACCCTTTGAAATATGTACTAACAACCTACAAAATCTTAACCTGGCTTATGCAAACTCATGCCAGCCTAACAATATCCTTGCTATACCACCTAAGGCGAATTCCGTCCCAACAGTAAAGTTTGACACAGCAAACTCACCTTTGCAATATACAGATGATATTATGAATTTGCTTCTTCGACTGAAGTATGCAGGTTCAGGTGCATCTACTGTGAACGGTGACGGTACATCTGTCTATTGCTCTGCCGAAGATTGCTTAAATCCAACTCCCGATGATAAAGATAAGAGCACCAGTACAGAAGTACTATCGCACAGTTCTTCTGTGCTAACCAAAGAAACATCTCATGCTAATGAAGGAGAGAAATCTCGAAGACTGAAAAACGATCTTATGCTCGATTATATTAGAGATAATGAAGCCTTGACCAGGCACAGCAGTAAAACCTCTGTTGTGAAGTTTGATTTAGTGACTGGCAAGCAAGGCGAGAAAGCAACAGACAGATCACCTGAGGTGGAATTAAAGTTGTTAAAACCTGAGCCTGAAAAGCTACCAATCCCCAAGGCACAGGAAGTCTTATCATCCTGCCTGACGTGGGACGAACCCTTGAAAGGATCTTGTGGGATAAGTAACCGTGCTAAAAGACTCTTTAGTTATGAATGGAATCAGGTTAAGTCAATTGAGTCAGACTTTAAGAATAAGTACTTTAGTCGCTATAGAAGGGGACAGGTTGTGAAAATGGAAAAAATGCTAGTTCTAGTGAAATCTGCTGTCTCAGTAACATACCCTCCGACAACATTTTCTGATGTGGAACCAATTGATACAAGGGTATACGGCCGGTGGAAAGAATACATTGTAGCCGCTCGTGCTACTGGAAATCCAGAATTTCCAATTTATATCCAGTTCTTTGATAAGAGGAATGCCCTGAAGATTGAGAAGTGTAGAAATGCTGCAAAATCCATGGATTTTACGTTAACGGAATCGTGCTCGGTTGGATTCTACAATTACTTGGATCGAacaatatatattttaaaacCTGATGACAAGTTGGAGAGAGATGCCAAGGAGGGTACGCTAAATGAAAAAGGCCAAGCCTATAAGCCATTGAAAATATACATACTTCGGTGTAGTACTATAAAGTCATCCGGTAAATGGTTTACGTTTCTAAAGGAATCTGTTGGTGTAAAAATTATTCCAGATGCTGTCGACATACGAATCCCTCAAATGAAGTTGTCCTTATCCATATCGCTTCCAGTCCACGCTTTACAAGAGATGCGAGAAAAAGCATCACAGGAAGAGTATGAGCTACGGATATTGCAATTACCAAATGGATACAGAGTTGTTCCGAATCCTATATTACGGTATATGGGCTTAGTGATTAGAGATATGTTATTGGATGCGGGATACAAGGATGTTGTCAAGCAGTGGGAGAGCGAAAATATACCAATGGGATTTGGTTGGAAGAGATATGATATGCTAGAATGGATCCTGGGTGATCAGATTGATGCATTATACGGATCATTATTCTTAACTTCATCTCATATCCTAGAATATCGTCCGATGGTAGGTTATCCCAGAAAGGTCACGTTAGGGAACGGCGTTGAAATGAAAGAGCCGGCACCTATTGAAGGGTTCCTTGCCATATGCTTACCTAGAAACCAAGATAGGTTAAAAGACCCATTTACAAATCGTTATATTAAGCTAAAATACATGTTTACTTGTAATGGGGTACTCTTTTATACTCGAGCTATGAAAGGTATGCCTCCCCTACCGACACTTAACATGAGTGGTATGAACGGTAAGACGTTTAGGCTGAATAATCTACAGGAAATCGTGGAAAGTATTTCCGACATATATGAACATAACCCCTATCCGCTTGATTCAAACAATCACATAAGTTGGTTAAATAGCGAATTACAAGCAGAAGAGTTCGATGAACTTGATGACTTTGCATTGCAATCTGCAAGAAGGAGACTTACCCAAATAATACAATCAGAATGTGCCATAGATCTCACGCAAGTGGAAACCATCAGCACACTAGATGTAAAAGAGGCGTGCGGCATTGCTAAATCGATTAATCTTTGGAATACCTCTAATAATGACTTTTGGAACATCGAGCAGTCATTAGATGAAACGGTGAAGTCTATCATTGTTATAAATATGAAAAGCGGCTCGTCAATGAAACTTCTCGCTCCAAGTGTGAACGCTGCTAATGAGTGGATCAAAAGGCTCAACGATCTATCCCTATACTGGACTTACCGCCTACAAAAGGACCAGGAAGTCATGTGGGAAACAAAAATGGTGAACTTGAAGATGTTAAGGATACAAGAGCAAAACGAATACAATATTTTAGGAAATACTCCTAAATGGGTTACAGAACGGGGGGTAGCCAATGACGCTATCTATAATATAAGCTCACATGCAGTATTAAGACCGCTAATCCTCCAGGGGATATTATGCCAAAAACCTCGTAAGCACTCTGTTTTCAAGAAGTGTTACGTCGTTCTTATCCATGGATATATCATTCTTTTTGAATGTTCAAAACGGTCTTTTACGGGGAGCGCTTATGTTAAGGTTGGGTATTCACACCATGCCACAGTTCCTATAGAAGACTGCTATATCTATTCCGGAAATATAACATCGCATGATTTATTAGGAAGAGACCGTGAGTTCAACAGTTTGAACCCTGGAAACAAAGCGTTACCCAGGGTCTATCTGGATGGCTGGAAGTCTTTAGAAGATGAACCATATCGATGCTTCACACTATGGTTTGGCACAAAGAACACCCATTCAAAGAGTTGTAAATTACCCAAAAAACCGAACCCTGCTCTGGGCCCCGATAATTCAAACCAACTCCTCGATGACGCTTTAGATTATCAAGACCAACTTTCTATTTCAGAAATTGCAAAAATACCTGCTGAACATGTACAACTGATAAACAGGGTATGCTTGACTGGTAAGTCGATGGTATTTATGGCAAGATCAAGACAAGAAAGGGACCTTTGGGTATATAAAATTCATTGCGAATTAGAAAGGATCAAGCATGGTGGAGAATATAATGATTATAAGTAA
- the TVP15 gene encoding Tvp15p (Syntenic homolog of Ashbya gossypii AGR106C; Syntenic homolog of Saccharomyces cerevisiae YDR100W (TVP15)) codes for MSDHDSTLKAIRIANIAAGGVSSLVFVTQLSYIFTSFMEFIRAIFGLAFAIPLVYLEFKPINGLARFASFYYSYLGRGALFILLSSLMVFEGALPIIAVFLLFIGGLVFIALEFTGTIPEPDNFRFEGSGLTVGGDDDEII; via the coding sequence ATGTCCGACCACGACTCAACCCTAAAGGCTATTCGCATCGCTAACATTGCTGCTGGAGGAGTTTCGTCCCTAGTGTTCGTAACACAGTTATCCTACATTTTTACAAGCTTTATGGAATTCATAAGAGCCATCTTTGGACTAGCCTTTGCAATCCCCTTGGTTTACCTTGAGTTTAAGCCAATTAATGGATTGGCTAGGTTTGCATCCTTTTACTACAGCTACTTAGGTAGGGGTGCCTTGTTTATTCTCCTTTCGTCTTTGATGGTGTTTGAAGGCGCATTGCCTATCATAGCCGTATTTTTGCTATTTATTGGCGGTCTCGTCTTCATTGCGCTGGAGTTTACTGGAACTATTCCAGAACCAGACAACTTCAGGTTCGAAGGTTCTGGATTAACAGTCGGGGGTGATGATGACGAAATAATCTAA
- the BMH2 gene encoding 14-3-3 family protein BMH2 (Syntenic homolog of Ashbya gossypii AGR107C; Syntenic homolog of Saccharomyces cerevisiae YDR099W (BMH2) and YER177W (BMH1); 1-intron in Ashbya gossypii), producing the protein MSLSREDSVYLAKLAEQAERYEEMVDNMKAVASSGQELSVEERNLLSVAYKNVIGARRASWRIVSSIEQKEEAKEKSEYQVKLIRTYRSKIESELTKICDDILTVLDTHLIPSATTGESKVFYYKMKGDYHRYLAEFSAGDVREKATSSSLEAYKSASDIATTELPPTHPIRLGLALNFSVFYYEIQNSPDKACHLAKQAFDDAIAELDTLSEESYKDSTLIMQLLRDNLTLWTSDMSEAGQEEQPTEAQE; encoded by the coding sequence ATGTCTTTAAGTCGTGAAGATTCTGTCTATTTGGCAAAGTTGGCTGAACAAGCTGAGCGTTATGAAGAAATGGTTGATAACATGAAAGCTGTTGCCTCGTCCGGCCAGGAACTATCAGTTGAAGAGAGGAATTTGTTATCCGTTGCATACAAAAATGTTATTGGTGCTCGTCGGGCTTCCTGGAGGATTGTTTCTTCTATCGAGCAGAAAGAAGAGGCTAAGGAGAAATCAGAATACCAGGTTAAGTTGATCAGAACGTACCGTTCAAAGATTGAGTCTGAATTGACTAAGATTTGCGATGATATTTTGACTGTGTTGGATACTCACTTAATTCCATCGGCTACTACTGGTGAGTCCAAGGTATTTTACTATAAAATGAAGGGTGACTACCACAGATACCTGGCTGAATTTTCTGCTGGTGATGTTAGAGAAAAGGCCACTAGCTCTTCTTTGGAAGCATACAAATCTGCTTCTGATATTGCTACTACCGAGTTGCCACCAACTCACCCAATTAGATTGGGTTTGGCTTTGAATTTCTCTGTCTTCTACTACGAGATTCAAAACTCTCCAGACAAGGCCTGTCACTTGGCAAAGCAAGCTTTCGACGATGCTATTGCAGAACTAGATACTTTGTCTGAAGAATCTTACAAGGACAGTACCTTGATCATGCAATTGTTGAGAGACAACTTGACCTTGTGGACTTCTGACATGTCTGAAGCTGGTCAAGAGGAGCAACCAACCGAAGCTCAGGAATGA
- the GRX3 gene encoding monothiol glutaredoxin GRX3 (Syntenic homolog of Ashbya gossypii AGR111W; Syntenic homolog of Saccharomyces cerevisiae YER174C (GRX4) and YDR098C (GRX3)), which produces MGVIEIISQDQFTEITTGQPDSKLITLYFHTTWAEPCKTINEVFAALSEETTNKDVLFVSINADEQTEISELFEVSAVPYFVLIRKGTILKELSGADPKELINALNQFNGSGNSSGGVTGGSSNVDAEEETEEQLNERLRSLTKAAPVMLFMKGTPSEPKCGFSRQMVGILREHQVRFGFFDILKDDSVRQGLKSFSDWPTFPQLYVNGEFQGGLDIIKESLEEDPEFFQHTLRS; this is translated from the coding sequence ATGGGAGTCATTGAAATAATCTCGCAAGACCAGTTTACTGAGATTACTACTGGTCAACCAGATTCTAAGCTGATTACTTTATATTTCCATACTACTTGGGCTGAACCGTGTAAAACAATCAATGAGGTCTTTGCTGCCCTGAGCGAGGAAACTACTAATAAAGACGTCCTATTTGTGAGTATTAATGCCGACGAACAGACGGAGATATCCGAGCTTTTTGAGGTGTCCGCAGTTCCttattttgttttaattagaAAAGGTACTATTTTAAAAGAGCTGTCTGGAGCGGACCCTAAGGAGCTTATCAATGCTTTGAACCAGTTCAACGGGAGCGGGAATAGCAGCGGCGGTGTTACTGGCGGTTCAAGTAATGTGGATGCGGAGGAGGAGACAGAAGAGCAGCTGAACGAAAGATTAAGGAGTCTGACTAAGGCAGCTCCAGTAATGCTTTTCATGAAGGGCACGCCCTCAGAGCCAAAATGTGGTTTTTCTAGACAGATGGTGGGTATTCTAAGGGAACACCAAGTGCGTTTTGGCttttttgatattttaaaggACGATAGCGTCAGACAGGGGCTAAAAAGCTTCTCGGACTGGCCCACATTCCCTCAGTTGTACGTTAACGGTGAGTTCCAGGGTGGTCTCGATATTATTAAGGAGTCGTTAGAAGAAGATCCAGAGTTCTTTCAGCACACCTTGCGTTCGTAA
- the RAD24 gene encoding Rad24p (Syntenic homolog of Ashbya gossypii AGR112C; Syntenic homolog of Saccharomyces cerevisiae YER173W (RAD24)): MHKTQSRRGKHVVGSKSFRSRSDINKNSTDTTLQWHEKYAPLTLEEVAIHKKKLKDVTISLETMLSGESTNRILLLTGPAGCSKSTVVKLLSNLLVPKYRNSSPNSLRNSTDKKYFVEYDEFCSGTSPMQSFSEFLDQARYRLGRNLAVILVEDIPNVMHGETRVKFRSSLLQWLCDEDKLPPLLICLTECELPEGSGSSAHESSFIAETVLGKEILSHPKLCRIKFNPINTSLMTSRLRHIATCEKTQFSKSKWAQLPQFIKELANGPGDIRSAISMLEFWCYSSNSSGLVATRQSSINYFHAVGKVIYGSKDCTDQETIDSLLDTNHQINDTFLLGILENYSNFNKKELPMKSALEVADVLSEFDLLNHPSGALNDYNEVVLRKIRRTFRLLEEERGQHGMATFPREWKVRESQNKFRSDSEDFGAIEFYKYGNYPSQKTIALSLSFYAPLIRNTRNFMKKCLHYYLSSARDKNAITKMSSQHQHNILIDSEVDYLKRIGGNIQSITPEAEFVEFEPKEEEFRLLDRRNKILAILRKNQEFDPSLLKQEEHLEETEFDKDPIVESSVEEFTLDDDSLYEVLTQQPAKPNSLLPPATPGFMHDESLSDSDLENL, encoded by the coding sequence ATGCATAAAACGCAAAGCAGACGTGGTAAGCATGTAGTCGGTAGTAAGTCATTCAGGTCTAGAAGCGATATAAACAAGAATAGCACTGATACTACATTACAATGGCATGAAAAATATGCACCACTGACACTAGAGGAAGTGGCGATTcataaaaaaaaattaaaggaTGTGACCATTTCCTTGGAAACAATGCTATCTGGGGAATCGACAAATCGGATTTTACTTCTCACAGGTCCCGCAGGATGCTCAAAGAGCACAGTGGTAAAATTACTTAGCAATTTGCTCGTGCCAAAATACAGGAACTCCTCCCCCAACTCGCTTCGAAATAGCACTGATAAAAAATATTTTGTGGAGTATGACGAATTTTGCAGTGGTACATCACCGATGCAATCTTTCAGCGAGTTTCTAGACCAAGCACGCTATCGATTGGGGCGAAATTTGGCAGTTATTTTAGTAGAAGATATTCCCAATGTTATGCATGGGGAGACAAGGGTCAAGTTTAGGAGTTCTTTACTTCAGTGGCTTTGCGATGAGGATAAATTACCTCCACTTTTAATTTGCCTAACAGAATGTGAGTTGCCAGAGGGTTCTGGTTCATCTGCTCATGAAAGCTCATTTATTGCGGAAACTGTATTGGGTAAGGAAATCCTAAGTCATCCGAAACTCTGCCGAATAAAGTTTAATCCAATTAACACATCCCTAATGACCAGCAGACTTCGACATATAGCAACATGCGAGAAGACTCAGTTTTCGAAATCGAAATGGGCCCAGCTTCCTCAATTTATTAAAGAGCTCGCCAATGGTCCGGGTGATATTCGTTCCGCGATTTCGATGTTAGAGTTCTGGTGCTATAGCAGCAATTCGAGTGGCTTGGTTGCTACGAGGCAATCCTCTATTAACTATTTCCACGCAGTGGGCAAAGTAATTTATGGCTCCAAAGATTGCACAGACCAGGAGACTATCGACTCTTTACTGGACACTAACCATCAAATAAATGACACATTTCTCCTAGGGATATTAGAAAATTATTCAAATTTCAATAAGAAGGAACTACCAATGAAATCAGCATTGGAAGTTGCAGATGTATTAAGTGAGTTTGACCTTCTAAATCATCCCTCTGGAGCTTTAAATGATTATAACGAAGTGGTTTTACGCAAAATACGTAGAACCTTTAGATTGTTGGAAGAAGAGCGCGGCCAGCACGGAATGGCTACATTTCCAAGGGAATGGAAAGTCCGAGAATCACAAAATAAATTTAGATCAGATTCAGAAGATTTTGGGGCAATTGAGTTCTATAAGTATGGAAACTACCCCTCACAAAAAACAATCGCACTTTCTTTATCATTCTATGCCCCACTTATACGAAATACCAGAAACTTCATGAAAAAGTGTCTCCATTATTATCTCAGCAGCGCAAGAGACAAAAATGCCATTACTAAAATGTCTTCGCAGCACCAGCACAATATACTTATTGATAGTGAGGTCGACTACCTGAAGCGTATAGGCGGTAACATCCAATCAATTACTCCTGAAGCCGAGTTTGTGGAGTTTGAGCCgaaagaagaagaattCCGTTTGCTGGATCGAAGGAATAAGATTCTAGCCATTCTTAGAAAAAACCAAGAATTTGACCCTTCACTCTTAAAACAGGAAGAGCACCTAGAGGAAACAGAATTTGATAAGGACCCGATCGTTGAATCCAGTGTTGAGGAATTTACATTGGACGATGATTCCTTATATGAAGTGCTCACTCAGCAACCTGCGAAACCTAATTCCCTACTCCCTCCGGCAACACCAGGTTTTATGCACGACGAGTCGCTTTCAGATTCGGACTTGGAGAATCTATAA